ACCTGCTCTCGGGCGCCAGCCGGTACCCGACCGCGACGACGACCACGTCGAGCAGCTTCGCGATCCGCCGGCAGAACAAGTCGTTCGCCGCCGACGCGTTGCTGCCGGCGATGAATCCGCCGCCGTGGAACTGGATCACGACGGGGAGCCTCCTGGATCTGCCTGCCGCGGCGCCGCGCGAGGAGGGGAGGTAACCGCggtaggcggcggcggcggcgggggaaaCGCCATTGGCGGATCCGGAGGGGGGATCGTAGCTGCTGCGGcgcggagcgggagcgggagcggggGCGGGGTGCGACGGGACGAAGCTGTTGCGGCGGGGGCGGGGATcggcggaggagagggaggagtcGGGGAGGAAGATGCggatggagagggaggagagggggTCGATGTGGATGTCCTTCGTCGCGACGCCGTCGGCGGCGAAGGACGGATTGGCCGGAGCCGTCGACTCGTCCGGCCGGCAAACAATACCCGCGCCGAaggcagaagaagaagaagaagaaagaggtgCAGAATTCTGTAGATTCTTCTGCTGCTGGAGGAGAGATTGCAGGCGGTGCTTCAGGAGGAGCTTGAAGAAGACGCTGTACAGCTTCACCCCCACGCTcggcatcttcttcttccttctctcaCGAATGTATACAATCTAACAATTTCTGGATCGAAGAAAGATATACGCAGCTTAATTAGGAAATGGATTTGGGAATACGCTcggcattttatttttttattatttatttatttttccttcccCTCTAATAATTTTGGATCGAAAAGATAGACGCGAGTTGATTGGGAGAGGGAAATGGATGATTTGGGGATTTGAGAGCGTTAGGTTTcgccggggggggggggggNGGAAGAAAAGGGGGAGGAGGATCAGGAAAAGGGGGTGGTGCGGGGAGGAAGGACGGAGGGAAAGAGGAAGGAGCAGAAATTGGACTCGCGAAAAAGGAACGTCCTGCTGTTGTTGTGTCATCACGGCATCGCCCGCCTCTCCCCCGACGATTGACGAGACTCCCACAACGCGGATGGACGGTCGTGATGCCATCCATCGCCAGCAGACCTATTCCAAACAAAATGAGaggtaataataaaaaaaatttaaaaattactttgaaatttttatttataataatcaaAATATAAGTGCAGAATTACTACATTGCCTGAAGCATAAAACAGTTAgcgcttttaattttttaatccttagattaaaaattatatcgtTTGAAATGATAATGATCCCTCAAGAATTGAGTGGCTCCTTTAGAATTTAGTGattctctaaaaaattattaatttagaaataactAATGTGCTGAtccaaagttaaaaatttaaaaataccaaACTTTTACActtttatatatgaaaatttttttcaaaatttaaaataagtctGTATTAAAGGAggacacagagagagagaaaaaaaaaaaaagaaaaagaaaaataaaaagcaatagAGTGATCGATTTTTAAAATGGTACAGTTCAGGGGGCCCCTTCTACATTTTTCGCCCCATGCATTTACAGGGCGAGTCGGACCAGATCCAACTCATCGAACTCGTCGACCGACTCGTCGTCCAAACCCCAAACCTCTCACAATTATTAGGGTTTTAGATTAGATCGGTTTCgtctcctcctcccctctctctctctctctccctctctcttcctcttctccacaGAGCACgcaaagaaaggaaaaaaatggcGTCGCTCCGCGGATACGCCGCCATTGCCGCTGCCGCGTCGAGGTCCTCCGCCGCTGCCACCCCCGCCGCGAGATCGGCGGCTCTTCGGTCCAAAGCTCCGCTCCTCAAACCCTCGCCTCCGCGGCGCTCCGCCCCTCTCTTTCGCAGGTGAGTTCACCAGTGCTATAACCCATCGTCGTCGTTAATGTCGATCTTTGAACTCTAGACGTTTTAGGGTTTTCCTTGTTCTGCGCAGGTCGATGGCGTCGGCGTTGGGGGGCGTCGAGTCCCTGATGCCGCTCCACTCCGCCGTCGCGGCCGCGCGGCTCCGATCGTTCATCGCCACCGAttcctcctgctggagctgGCTCTCCCAAGGTTAGTTTTTGTGAATCTCTTTTTGTTTCTCGAATGCTAAAATTTAAGCCGTGTTTGGATGGACTTTCGTACTCTTATCAtcattcccaaaaaaaaaaactatgaaagttattatttttcattGCCAAATAATATGAGAAGTGGAAAAGTGAGCAACAATTCCGAACAAggctttactctttattttggGCAATTGCTAGCCGGATTTTTCCGGTGTTAGAGGATTTTGGTTTCGATTCATCAAATTGCTAATTCTGTGTAAGAATCAGTTTGAGGTTATAAAGACGATACTGATTTAAGATCAAGGGATAAATGTGTTGTGGATCGTGCCCGAAATTTTGACGGTCTTCGACATTTTCGCTTAAACTAGTTATCCCTTAGCCATATGTTACATTTATAATGCCATCCGTGTTACGCATATTATCTGAAATCCCCAATGTATGTAATGACATAAGCTTGTATGGGTTCTGTCACTTGACTGCCTTAAGTGGATCCCTAATTTCATTCTAAAGAGGAATCTCATCTTCACTCGTTTGGATTTTATTTACTAGTCATACTCTTCTTATCGTAATTTTTTAAACCCTTTTATAATCTATAAAAAGTAAGAAAAGACAACTTTTTTCTGTAGAGAAAACAAATATATGCTTAGGCGGCACGTAGGTCGGCTAACCAGCACCTAGGCAACTACCAAATGTTTTAGGAACCTAGTTTTATGCTTAGTGCATTTATCAGTCAGTTCGGTTTGGCTTGTGTTGGTTGGTTTAGTCAATTTGGATTAGAAACTCCACTCAGATCAGTATGTATCGAACTATTGTATGAGAAATATAAGTATGCTAAATCTAATTCTTTCATATAATTATACTAGTCGTCAAGCATTACATTCTTTTGATCATCTTCTAATGGTCAGTATGcattaattaactatatattcGGCTATTGGTTTATATGGTTCTTAATTCAAAAGACTGAACTAAATAGAACTATTAATAATGGTAGCCCTTGATTGCCTGCGTTCTATCCccaattttgaaaatattggtAATTTGGACGATGGATTTACCCATTGTTTATTAGGAGAATTGGCTTTGAGCAAAGGAGTGTAATGATCATTGAACTCAGATAATGACGATGTGCCATATGGAATCTCAGGAAAATGCACCCATGAATAACACGGGGACATTCGGTGGGATCTATTTAGTAATCTGTTTAAGTGAAAAGTTTTGGTGCCGAGTTACAAAAAATCTAGGGACCATTCATAGTTTAATATCTTTAACCTAATAGTTCTCTTTTTGCGTCGAATTATTAGCCAGTAAAGTCATTAAATCTGCAAACTTTTGTTGTTACTCACTTTAAAGGTGGAACTTCATGATGCTAGGTTTAAACAAGCGCATCTGATCATGGCTAGGAAGACTGACAAAGAAGAGAAGACATTCAAGATCAAAATGTGATTGAATTTTCTGGAGCCATGTTTGTTCCTTTTATATTATTGGGGGCTGATGTGATATTTTAGAAGCTCAAGTCACTAAAACGAGTTTGAGTTATTCACTCTGCGGAAACTGTTTTGGGAAAAAGTTGTAAGACTTCACAACTATTTTGGGACAATAATGAAGCTAATTTCTATTCCAtgctaatattttttactttgcaATTTACGTTAAACTTTCTTTGTAGTGCACATAATTTCCTACCTTATTCTCTTTTAAAGCTTGTAAAGTAGCCTGTGTCAGCTTTACTGCTTGTGAGGCTTCGAGTTGTCTTAGCATTTTAAAGAAATAAGCAAATAAATTGATGTGACTAAAAATTTCATGCTTGTGTGAAATAACTCTGATTGCATTCTGCATCATTTCTCACTGTTTTACTGtgcattttttaaaagattattgTAGAGGAAGCCCAACAGTAATTATTCTAATATGTTAATACACATTGAGGTCTTATCAGCTTAAGGTTTGTTAGTTGTCTAGAAGATTAGTGGTCATTTAGTTTCAATTCTTCCATATGTTTTTTGAGCAAGCATCTCGCTATGTATCTCTTCATAATATATAAGATTGAATTCATATCCTATCATAAGCATCGTAGTAATCCAAATGGAATATAAATGAAGAAATGTTTAATATCGAGCATTTGCTTTTTCATTCAAAGAAGAGTACCTCTATACAGCAAATATAGTTATAGTTCACTTATGAGTTGCCAAGGCATGTCTTTGCCATAACAACTTGTAGTATTTTGTTGCCTATTGTTATAAGAAGccaattttattgttttcttgtccCTTCTGCCTCAAAGAGTACGTGACAATTTCATTTGTGGATCAGGATTCACTCATCTTTGAATTTTTAACTGTGAAGTTGTTACATCTCTATTtcaaatatgcatgcatgtatgtatgtgcatatatatgtgtgtattaAGTTTATACGTTTGATTTGTATGGGAGAGTCGTAT
This DNA window, taken from Ananas comosus cultivar F153 linkage group 5, ASM154086v1, whole genome shotgun sequence, encodes the following:
- the LOC109710432 gene encoding uncharacterized protein LOC109710432 isoform X2; this translates as MASLRGYAAIAAAASRSSAAATPAARSAALRSKAPLLKPSPPRRSAPLFRRSMASALGGVESLMPLHSAVAAARLRSFIATDSSCWSWLSQDFALPR
- the LOC109710432 gene encoding uncharacterized protein LOC109710432 isoform X1, whose amino-acid sequence is MASLRGYAAIAAAASRSSAAATPAARSAALRSKAPLLKPSPPRRSAPLFRRSMASALGGVESLMPLHSAVAAARLRSFIATDSSCWSWLSQGLNKRI